The window ACACCTTCGTGTCGCGCTGCGGCTTGGGCAGGTGCAGCGTGAACTGCAGCAGCACGAGCGCGACGATCGCGAACGGGACGCCGACGAAGAAGTTGGCGCGCCAGCCCCACGCGTCGGTGATGACGCCGCCGAGCAGCGGGCCGCCGATGGTGCCGAGGGCCATGATCCCGCCGACGACACCCATGTACTTGCCGCGCTCGCGCGGCGAGATGATGAGGGCGACCGCGATCATGACCAGCGACATGAGCCCGCCGACGCCGATGCCCTGGATCACCCGCACGGCGATGAGCATGTTCGTGTCGGTGGAGAACCCGGCGATCACGGTGCCGACCGTGAAGAGGATCAGCGAGATCTGGATGAGTACCTTGCGGTCGACGAGGTCGGCGAGCTTGCCCCAGATCGGGGTGGAGACGGCGGTGGCCAGCAGGCTCGCGGTGATGACCCACGTGTACTGGGACTGCGTGCCGCCGAGGTCGGCGATGATGACCGGCATCGAGGTCGACACCACGGTGCCCGAGAGCACGGCGACGAACATGCCGACGATGAGGCCGGAGATCGCGGTGAAGACCTCGCGGGCCGAGCGCGTGGCGTCGGCCGGAGAAGAAGAGGTGTGTGACAAGGGGGAACGCTCCTGCGTAGAAAGTTGATCGAGATCAACCATACGCCGATGGTTGCGAAAACGCAACTATCCCGGGTGCCCCGTCCGCGTCAGCCGCAGAACGCCCCCAGCGACTCGTGCAACTGCTCCACGGCCTGGATCGTCTCCGGAGACTGGAGGTCTCCCAGTCCATCGATCTGATCGGCACCCGAGGCGATCACGTCCCCCAGGTGGCCGTCGATCCCGGCCGCCAGATCGTCGAGCGTCGCCACCAGCCGATCGCGCGCCGCATCCGCCTGCTCTGCGGTCGCCCCACCCTGGTCGAGCAGACCCTGGTACTGCGCGTAGGCGTCGTCGATCGTGGCGCACGCGCCCTGCACATCGACCCCGAGGGCGTCGCCGGCCGCCTGGGTGACCTGCGAGCAGCCCGCGAGGAGCCCGGCGGCGAGGAGGAGGGGGACGACGGCGAATCGGCGCATGACCCGAGGGTAACCCGGGCCACCTGGACCGATCCTGACCCGCCGCCCCCGCGGGGTCAGCCGCCCGACGGGTTGTCGAGCGGGCGCCCCTGGTCGTCGGTGGTCTCGCGCTCCAGCACCTCGTCCGTCGTGTCGCCGCCCTCGTCGGGAGCGCCACCCGAGGCGGTGTCGGCCTCTTCGTCGGCCCCCGGCGTGCCCTGCGTGTTCTGCGGATCACTCATGTCGTGCCTCCTCTGTCTGGTGCCCCGACGCTACGCGCGCGACCACGGCCGAGCGCAGGGGCTTGACCGCCGTCGCGCCAGGCCCCACACTCCCGCGAGCACGAGCCCGCCCGTCGAGCACCCAGGGGTCAGTCGGCCCAGAGCCGCTCGATCGGGACGGCCGCGCGCAGGATGCGCTCGGCGGCGCGGTGACCGGACAGCATCGCGGCCGGCACGGTCGCGGGGTCATCTGTCCAGGTGGCCTCCCCGGCGAGGTGCAGCACGCCCCCGATCGGCGTCGCGAGGTCGTCGTGGTCGGCGGTCGTGGAGCCGAGCGTCATGTACGCGTACGAGCCGTGCGCGAACGGGTCGTCCTGCCACGCGGTGCGGTGCACGGCCACGGGCTCCACGGCCCGGTCGCCGTACAGCCGCCGCAGCTGCGCCATGACCGAGGCCACGACCTGCTCGTCTGCCCAGTCCCTCGTCGCGGTCGCCGCCGGCCCCGCCGCGAAGGTCAGCAGCGTCGGACGCCCGTGCGCCGCGGTGAGGTCGTACCAGGAATGCCACCAGCGGCCCTCCGGGCCCTGCTGCCGGATGGCGTAGACGCCCTCGTCCCAGAACCGCTCGGGAAAGCGCAGGAACACCTTCTCGAACGCGTTCATGCGCAGCCGTCCGAGCGCGTCGGCGTTGGCCGAAGGCAGCGGGGGCACGATGTCGACCGCCCCGGAGTGGAGCACCCCGACCGGCAGCGTCACCACGGCGGTGTCGCCCGCGAACACGCCGCGCCCCGTGTGCACCAGCACCCCGTCGGTCCAGTCGACGGCCGTCACCACGTGGCCGAGCCGCACGTCGAGACCCTGCGCCAGCCGTTCGGGCAGCGCGCCGTAGCCGTCGGGGAACACGACCTCGTCGCCGTCGATCTGGTCGTCGTCGAGCCCGTGCGCCGCCAGGTCCTCGATCCACGCGCCGTACTGCTCCTCCGCGCGGTGCTCCAGATACTCGCGCACGCGCTGGGTGCGGTCCGCATCCCACCCCTGCCGCGCCAGGGCCTCCTCCGTGGCCTCGCGGTACGAGGCCTCGGGCGCCGACGCCGCGATGACCTCGGGCAGGACGGCATCGACCGCGTGCACGTCGGCCGCGAAGGCACGGGCGGCCTCATCGGGCAGCCGCCGCCCGTCCACGCCGTAGTTCGCGATCGGACGACCGTCGACCTGGTAGCCGCCCACCGTGAACTCGACCGTGCGCATGCCGAAGGCCGCGGCCGCCGCCGCCACCGGGCTCCCGTCGACGCCGTGGATCCACGAGGCGCCGAGGTCGGTGGCGCCGTCCGTCCGATCCGTGTGCACGCGACCGCCGACGCGGTCCCGCGCCTCCAGCACGACCACCGTGCGCCCGGCGTCCTGCAGCAGCCGTGCCGCGGTCAGTCCCGCGACCCCGGCTCCGACCACGACCGTGTCGACCCGTTCCATGATTCCTCCCGCGGCGGGACATCGGCGTCCTCGCCTCGACGATACCCATCGCCGCCCGCCGCCACCGCCCCATCACCTCGACGGACGCCGGTCACCCCGCGTCCGGCGCCCGACGCGGGACCGCCGTGGTGGCGGGCGTCGCGTCGTCCGCGTCGTCTGCGTCCGCGCCAAGCCCGATGCCCCAGCTCGCTCCGCGCGCCAGCATCATGCCGAGCACGGACACGACCGCGAAGGTCAGCATCAGCAGCCGCGCCGAGCCGACCATGTCCGGCAGCGCCAGGTTCACCAGCACGCCAGCCATCGCCGCGCTGAAGGCGCTCGCGATGAGGAACACCGTGTTCACGGCGGCCGCCGCCTTCGCCCCCTCCTCCTCATCGCGCGTGCTGCCGAGCGCCGCGACCGTGAGGTGCGGGAAGCCCAGGCCGATCCCCGCGCCGGCGACGAACAGCGTGGCGAACCACAGCGCGACGACGAGTGCCGACGGCCCCTCGTGCTGGAGCAGCCCGTACGCGGCGAGCCCGAGCGCGACCGTGAGCGGGCCGACCGTGATGAGCACCCGCCGGGACCGGACCCCCGTAACGTTCGCGGTGAACATCTGCGTGACGGACCACCCGAGCGACAGCGCCGCACCGAGCAGCCCGGCGACGAACGGCATCAGTCCCCCGATCTCCTGCCCGAAGAGCGGGATGAACGCCTCCGTGCCGATCGCGAAGGCCAGCACCGCGACCGTCAGGTACACCCACCCGAGGGAGGAGCCACGCACGAACGTGACCCGGGGGAGGATCCCGACGCGGCTGCGCTTCTCGTGCCGCACAAACCACAGGGCGAGCACGACGCCCACGACCAGCGCGACGCCCGTGCCGACACCCGCGGGCACGACGCCGGCGACCCCGACCGCCGCCACCCCGCCGGCGAGCAGCACCAGCGACCCCCACGGCACCGACTCGCTCGAGCGGGCACGGGCGGTCTGCGGCAGCGCGCGGACCACGACCAGTCCGATCAGCGCCGACAGGACGGCGAGTCCGACGAACGGCGCGCGCCACGCGTCGAGCTGCGCGAAGATCCCGCCGACGACGGGGCCGACGATGTTGCCCACGCCCCACATGGCCGACACGAGAGCAGCGCCGCGGGCCCAGAGCCGCTCCGGCAGGGCACGCTGGATGAGCGCATAGCCGAGACCGGCGAGCACGCCGCCGCCGAGCCCCTGCACGGCGCGCCCGACGAGCAGCGCCGACATCCAAGGGCTCACCGCGCACAGGAGCGAGCCGAGGGCGAACAGCCCGAGCGCCAGCAGGTAGGCCCGCACGGCCCCCTGACGGGTGAGGATGCGGCTCACGAGCATCGCGCTCACGACCGACGCGAGCAGGAAGGTCATCATCGTCCAGGCGTAGAACTCGGCCCCGCCGATGTCGCCGACGATCGTGGGCAGGAGGCTCGTGGTGAGGTAGACGTTGCTCGCCTCGAGCAGCACGCCGCCGGCGAGCACGGCGGCGATCGGGGCGTAGCGACTGCTCAGCAGCTCGCGCCAGCTCCCGCTGACCGGTGTGGACGTCTGTGGTGAGGACATGAGCATTCCTTTGCAGCGTCGGCGGAGGTCGATCACCTCCGTGGCGCCGGTGCTCGGCGGCCTTCCGTCACGGTATGACCTCAAGTAATGTTGAGGTCAAGCGGCAGCGCCTCGCCGCGCGGACCGGTTTGGAACCGGATGCGGCCGGGATGCGGATACCTCTTGTGACCAACGACAACGACATCATCCGTGACTCGCTCACGTCGCCGGAGCGCTTCGCCGAGATCTTCGAGCGACATATCACCGCCGTCACCGCCTACGTCGCGCGGCGGGTCGGCCCCCACGCCAGCGACGACATCGTCAGCGAGACCTTCCTCGCCGCGTTCCGTCGGCGCAAGCGCTACGACATGACCAGGACCTCCGCGCTCCCCTGGCTCATGGGGATCGCGACCAAGGTGCTCGCGCAGCACCGGCGGGCGCAGGCCACGCACTGGCGCGCACTGCACGCCGCGTTCGACGCCGGCGACGAGGACACGGTCGACGACCTCGACCGCTCGATCTCCCGGCTGGACGCCTCGGCCCAGCTGGAGGATCTGTTCCCCCGGATCGCCGCACTGTCGGCCAGGGACCGCGAGGTGCTGTTCCTGCACGCCTGGGGCGATCTGACCTACCCGGAGATCGCCGCGGCGCTCGGCATCCCCATCGGCACGGTGCGCTCCCGGCTGAGCCGCATCCGCGCGAAACTCTCCGCGCCCCCACCGCCGGCACCCGCGCGCCTCGCGCACGCCCCCCGCTCGGCCACCACACACATCCGCTACGCAGAGACGGAGTCCGCTCATGGACATCTTTGACCAGGTCAGGGAGATCCGGCCCACCTATCCCACCTCCCCCCAGGCGCCCCGCCGGGCGCTGCACCAGGAGATCGCCCGCTCCCGGCGCTCGCGCCCCCTCCGCCGCATCGCGGTGGTCTCGCTCGGCGGTGCCGCCGTCGCCGCCGCCGTCGTGACCGCCATCGCCGTGGCGCCGCCCGGGGTCGTCAGCCAGCCACAGGCCGCGTCGGCCGCCGAGTACCTCACCGAGACCGCCGCGTCCATCAGGGCCGCCGCGGCTGCGGCCCCCGCCTCGGAGATGACCGCGGTCACCATCACCACCAGGCACCTCGGGATGGTCGGCGGCCCGAACACCGTGTTCGCACCCTTCGGCGACATCCGCGCCGGAGCCACCGGCGCCGTCGTGTCGCAGTGGAGCGGCACGTACCGGCTCGACGCCGACGGCACCCTGCACGTCACCGACCAGATCCGCTTCCACTCCACCGACATCTACGGAGACGAGGCCGCCGTGGCGGCCGCGTGGAACGACTACTACGGCAGCACGGAGATCGGCCCCCTCGGCACGCCACCCGTGGCCGAGGACCCGCACTCGGCGGACTCGCCGCCGGAGACGCTCCCCGTGTCGCCCGCGGACTTCCCGCACGATCCCGCCGCCTTCCTCGAGGCCTGGACCCAGGGCATGAGGGATCTGATGGACGCGGAGATCGCCGAGTCCGCGGAACTCGTCGACGGCGACCTGGAGGCGAGCGGGATCCTCGACCGGACGTACGAGCGGTACGACGTGCCGGCCGCCGAGCACATGCTCTCCACGCTCTCCACCTCGACCCTGCTGCACACGGGATCGCCGGAGTACCGCGCGACCTTCCTCGAAGCCCTCGCCCTCGCTCCGGGCATCACGGTCGAGGAGGACTCCACGGCGGTCAAGGTGCTCGCCTACGCCTCCGACGAGCAGCGCTATCGGCTGTCGATCGACCCGGCGGCCGGTGCCGTCGTCCAGATCGACGAGTTCCTGCTGACCGTGCCGGGACAGCTGTGGAACCGCCACACGAAGGACGACCCGCCCGTCGAGGTCGGCTCGGCCCCGTTCCTGCCCGACGACATCCCCTCCCGGTCGAGCACGTTCCGCTCCGCTCCTGCGAGCTGAGCCGTCCTCGCCCCACGGCGCCCCTCCCCGTTCTCCGGTGGAGGGGCGCCGTCGTCGCCCCGCACCCGCGCAGACCTCATCTATTGTTGAGGTCGAGCGAAGGGAGCGCACGATGGAACCCGAAGACCTGCTTCCGATCGGCGAAGTCACCCGGCGCACCGGCGTCGCCCCCTCCGCGCTGCACTTCTACGAGCAGCTCGGCCTCATCTCGTCGACGCGCACCGCGGGGAACCAGCGCCGCTACCGCCGGCACATGCTCCGCCGCGTCTCGCTGATCGTCGTCGCCAAGCGCATCGGCATCCCGCTCAGCGAGGTGCAGGAGCTGTTCCAGACGCTGCCCATCGACACGCCGCCCTCGCACGCCGACTGGCGCCGGGTCGCGAAGCTGTGGCGCACACAGCTCGAGGAGCGTCGCACCCAGCTGGAACACCTGCAGCGCGAGCTCACGGGGTGCATCGGCTGCGGCTGCCTGTCGCTCAAGGCGTGCCGCCTGCTCAATCCCGACGACACCCTCGGCGACGACGGTCCGGGCCCCCGCCGCATCTGACCGGGCACGTCGCGCTCGACGTTCGTCCAGCGCGGATCCGACGATCGGCCAGACCTCTGCGCCGGCCCGCCAGGCCGTCCGAACGGCGTTGTGCCTGTAACGAGTAACCCTTTACCTTCTAGACGGCACACGGCCATCCGTGTGCCGTCCTCACGGTCGCGGGCTGTCCCGACAGCCAGGCGCGGGTGCGCGTCCGCGAGGGAACCGATCATCACGTCGTCGCACGGTGTCGTCGCGCCGGCGTGATCGACCAACCATTGAAGGGATACCCGTGGATTCCACAGCAGCAGTACTCTCGCGACCACCCGGTCGCGTGCGCCGATTCACGAGCATGCTCCTGGCATCGCTCTTCGTCACCTCGGCACTGGTCGGGGTGAGCACGCTCGGAGGCCCCGCTCCGAGCGCCGAGGCCACCCAGAGCTGGGGCACGACGACGCTTCGTCAGACCAACCAGTTCTTCGCCTACGTCAACGCCGGCGAACAGCTCACCGGCGACATCTCGAAGCTCGTGCGAGGGGTCGGATCCCAGTCGGCCACGCTCCGGGCCACATCGCCGTCCGGTGAGACGTTCGAGTGCACCGTGGCCGCCGACGCGGTCGTCGGCACCGCCTGCACGTTCGGCACCCAGACGGCGGCGGTCAGCGGCATCTGGACGATCGACTTCGTCCGTCCCGTCGCCGACTCGCAGGCCGCCGCCGGCACCTTCCAGTGGAACATCACCGTCAGCTCGGGCGGCACGCCGATCCCCGGCCGCGTGTGGTCCGACGACTTCATCATGGAAGACACGGAACCGGCGACCTTCGACCTCTGGTACGTCGGCTCGACGGGCTACCAGTACCGGTCGACGTACTCGGACTTCCGCGGCATCTCGAGCCGGTTCCAGGTGAACCAGTTCGGCAACGTGCTGCCAGGGACGTGCACGCCGTACTACGGCAGCGCGGCCATGGGAGCGCCCACCGGCTCGGAGATCCCCGGCATCGAGCCGAGCGACTCGTGCGGTGTGCCGTACCACATCTTCTTCGAGACGCCCGCGGCCGACCTCCCCGCGTCGGCCTCTGCCGTGGACGGCAGCCACTTCGTGCTGCCCGCGCCGGAAACACCGGACATCTCCGGCTTCGCGTTCGCGCCCGCCGGCAACGACACGCGTGCCGGCACGTTCACCTTCACCACGAGCGGTCACGTCGGCTCGGTCGACCTCTGGGTCGACGCGGACGCCGACGGCTTCTACGGAACCGCGGGCGATCGCCTGATCACCGTGGCGGTCAACGGGGACGGCGTGCAGGCGGTGTCCTTCGACGGACTCGACGCCTTCGGAGCACCGATTCCCGCGACGACGCAGTTCGCCGCGCGCGCCGGTATCTCCAAGGCGGGTGAGATCCACTTCGTCAACTCCGACATCGAGAGCCGCGGCGGCATCTCCGTGACCGCGATCAACGGCCCGGCGGCCGGGTCGTCCACCCTGTACTGGAACGACACGACCCTGGAGCTCGCGAACCACCGCACGGACTGCCTTCCGCCCGTGATGGACGGACGGGCGGGGACGGCGAGCGCTGTCCCCGGCGGCGTGCACGGCTGGCCCTGCGACATGAGCATCCAGCCCAACAACGCGAACAACGGCGTCGACGGCCCCTGGGGCGACGTGCGCCACATCGACGACTGGACCTTCACGCCGGTCGACGAGCAGGAGCAGATCATCGTCGCACCCGCGGCGAACTACACCGTGGTGAAGTCGTCCGACCCGGCCGACGGCGAGTCGGTCCAGTCGGGTGACGTGGTGACCTACACGATCGACGTGGCACAGGTGGGCAACGTCCCCGCGGACGCCACGCTCACCGACGACCTCGCGAACGTGCTCGACGACGCCGCGTACAACGGCGACGTCGCCGCCAGCACGGGAACGGTCGACGTGACCGGAACCACCCTGTCGTGGAACGGCACCCTCCCCGTGGGCGGGACCGCGACGATCACCTACTCCGTGACCGTCGACGACATGTCCGACCTGCCCGCGGGCGACTACAGTCTCGGCAACGTGGTCACCAGCCCCGGCTGTGCGACCGCGGACGACTGCTCGACGGTGCACCCGATCGGCGCGTACTCCGTGGTGAAGACCTCGGACCCCGCGTCCGGCACGACCGTGTCCGATGATCAGAAGCTGACGTTCACCGTCACCGTCACCGAGACCGGTCAGGGTTCCGTGGACGGCGCGACGCTGACCGACGACCTCTCCGACGTGCTCGACGACGCCACCTGGAACGACGACCTCGTCGCCTCCGCCGGCACGGTGTCCTTCGACCAGGACAGCGAGCAGCTGGACTGGTCGGGCGACCTGGCCCCCGGCGCCGTCGTGACGATCACCTACTCGGTGACCGTCACCGGAGACGGCGACCAGTCGCTGATCAACCAGGTCACCAGCCCCGGGTGCGCCTCGCCCGAGACGTGCGGCACGACGCACCTGTACGGCACCTACTCGGTGGTCAAGGAGTCCGACCCCGCGTCGGGCACCGACGTGGCCCCCGGTGACACCATCACCTACACGGTGACCGTCACCCAGGCGGGTACGGGCGCGGTCGACGCCGTGCTCACGGACGACCTGACCGGGGTGCTCGACGACGCCGTGTGGAACGGCGACCTGGCGGCCGACCTCGGCACCGCGTCGTTCGATCCCGCGACGAACGCCTTCACGTGGAACGGCACGCTCCAGCCGGGCGAGGTGGCCACGATCACCTACTCGGTCGGGGTCAGCGGCGCCGGAGACACCGACCTGCTCAACGTCGTCACCAGCCCGGGCTGTGCCACCGCCGACGTCTGCTCCACGGAGCACTTCGTCGGGGCGTACTCCGTGGTCAAGACATCCGACCCCGCACCGGGGACGGCCGTCCAGCCGGGGGACGTCATCACCTACACGGTGACGGTGACGCAGACCGGCCGCGGGGCGGTGCAGGACGCCGTCCTCACCGACGAGCTGCCCGAGGTGCTCGACGACGCCACGTGGAACGACGACGCGGAGGTCTCCGCCGGCGACCTCGACTACGACGAGGACACGCAGGAGCTGAGCTGGACCGGCGACCTGGCCGTGGGCGACGTCGTCACGATCACCTACTCGGTGACCGTGACCGCCGCGGGCGACACCAGCCTGACCAACACGGTCACCAGCCCGGGCTGCCTCACGCCGGAGGACTGCACGACGAACCACCTCGCGGGTTCCTACTCCGTCGTGAAGGACTCCGATCCCGCCCCGGGCACCGACGTCGCCACGGGTGACACGATCACCTACACCGTGACCGTCACCCAGTCCGGCCTCGCCGCCGTGACGGGCGCGACGCTCACGGACGACCTGTCCGAGGTGCTGGACGACGCCACGTGGGACGACACGATCACCGCCACCAGCGGTGCCGCGACGTTCGACCCGGCGACGGCACAGCTCGCCTGGACGGGCGACCTGGTTCCCGGCGCCGTGGTGACGATCACCTACTCGGTCACCGTCGTCGAGGGTGGCGACACGACGCTCACCAACGTCGTGACCAGCCCCGGCTGCGAATCCGAGTCGGTGTGCACCACCGAGCACTACACCGGCACCTACGCCGTCGTGAAGAGCTCGGACCCGGTGTCGGGCACGACGGTCGCGGCCGGCCAGGTGATCGACTACACGATCACGGTCACGCAGGACGGTGCCGGGTCGGTGGCCGCACTGCTGTCGGACGACCTGACCGGTGTCCTCGACGACGCGTCGTACAACGGCGACGTGGCGGCGAGCCTCGGCACGGTGGCGATGGACGGCGCGAACCTCACCTGGAACGCGACGCTCGCGCCCGGCGAGATCGCGACGATCACGTACTCCGTGACCGTCGGGGCGATCGGATCGGGTGACGGGCAGCTGCCCAACGTGGTCACGAGCCCGGGCTGCCAGAGCGAGACCGACTGCGCCACGGTGCACCAGGTCGGCGCGTACACCTTCGAGAAGACATCGGACCCCGCACCGGGACGGGTCGACCGCGGCGACGTGATCGACTACACCCTGACGGTGCGCCACACCGGCGTCGGACCGATCCCCGGTGCGCGGATCCTCGACGATCTGACCGCGGTGCTCGACGACGCCACGTACAACGACGATGCGGTCGCGTCCGCGGGGACCGTGACCCGTGACGGCGTGGACCTCACCTGGACCGGCGACCTCGTCGCGGGTGACGTGGTGACGATCACCTACTCGGTGACCGTCACGGGCAACGGTGATGGCGACATCGACAACGTCGTCACCACCGACGACCCGCGCGGCGGCTGCGCGGCCAACGAGCCGTGCCGCACCGAGCACGACGTGCCGCCGATGCCGGGCCTGGCCACCACCGGTGGCGAGCTGCCGGTGTGGTCGGTGCCGATCGCGCTCCTGCTCCTGCTGGTCGGCAGCGGCGTGTACGTCGTCGCCCGCCGTCGTCGGAGCGACATGAACGCCGAGTAGTCGACGGTGCTCGACGGGAGCGGGGCGGCCATCCGGCCACCCCGCTCTCGTCGTCTGCGGAGCCGCTTCGACGCATGCCGTGCGGCGTATGCGGGCCGGGTTAGCCTGAGGACAGCGATCGGCATCCGCCCTTGGCTTCCACAGCTCAAGGGCTCCCGATCGACAGGAGAGCATCATCTCTCTCACCCGAACCGCCTCCCCCGCCTCCACCCTCGGCCCCGTCCGCCAGACCTACGCGGGCACCGCCGAATTCCCCCCGATGACACGGGCGTACCGCGACGTGCAGCAGGTGGTGAAGGAGACCGGGCTGCTGCAGCGCACCCCCGTGTTCTACTCGCTCGTCGGCGGCGCCCTGCTGCTGGCCCTCGCCGGGTGCGTCACCGGCTTCCTGCTGCTCGGCGACAGCTGGTTCCAGCTGCTCATCGCGGCGGCGCTCGGCATCGTCTTCACGCAGATCGCGTTCCTCGCGCACGAGGCAGCGCACCGGCAGATCCTGTCGTCCGGTCCCGCGAACTTCCGCCTCGCGCGCATCCTCGCCGGGATCGTCGGCATGAGCTACCACTGGTGGGACTCGAAGCACACCCGCCACCACGGCAACCCGAACCAGGTCGGCCGTGACCCCGACATCGAGGTCGACACGATCTCCTTCCTCGAGACCGATGCCGCGCAGTCCCGCGGCCTCGTGCGGCTGATCACCCGCAAGCAGGGCTGGCTGTTCTTCCCGCTGCTCACGCTCGAGGGCCTCAACCTGCACTACATCGGCCTCAAGCACCTGCTCACCCGCAAGAACGTGAAGGGCCGCTGGATCGAGCTGTCGCTCATCGTCGCCCGGTTCGCGATCATCCTGATCCCGGTGTTCCTGATGCTGCCGCTCGGGATGGCGTTCGCGTTCCTCGGGGTGCAGCTCGCGGTGTTCGGCGTGTACATGGGCGCGTCGTTCGCCCCCAACCACAAGGGCATGCCGATCATCGCGCCCGACGCCAAGCTCGACTTCTTCTCCAAGCAGGTGCGCACCTCGCGCAACATCCACGGCGGCCGCTGGGTCACCTGGCTCATGGGCGGCCTGAACCACCAGGTCGAGCACCACCTGTTCCCCAACATGTCGCGCCTGCACCTGGCGAAGGCGCGGGAGATCGTGCGCGACTACTGCGCCGCCAACGGCATCGCGTACACCGAGACGAGCCTCGTGCGCTCCTACGCGATCGTGATCGACTACCTCAACCGGGTGGGGCTCGCCGCGCGCGACCCGTTCGACTGCCCCGCCGCCGCGCAGCTGCGCCGCGCCTGACCGCCGCCGGCCGACCGGGGGCGCCCTCGCGGCGCGGGAGAATGGACTCCATGTCCGCGCGTTCTCCCCAGCGACTGCTCTCCTCGGTCCGCCGGCTGCTGCACACCGACCCGTCGAGCGTCGCGCACACCGAGGCCCTGCCCGTCATCGACGAGCGCACCGTGCCGCGCGTGCTCGACCTCGCGACCCGCATCGGCGAGTCGATGTTCGCGGTGGGGGCGTCCGCGCACGAGGTGACCCTCGCGATCACCCGCGTGTGCGAGGCCTACGGGCTCAAGGGCGTCCAGGTCGACGTCACCTACAACTCGATCACGGTGTCGTTCCACCTCAGCGGGGAGGTTTGGCCGGAGACCCTGGTGCGCGTGGTGCGGGTCGCCGCCCCCGACCACGCCAAGCTGCAGCGCGTGCAGGCCCTGGTCGCCGACATCGACGCCGGGCTCGACCTGGAGTCCGCCCGCACCGCCTTCCGCGTGATCCGGCGGATGCCGTTCCGCTACCAGCAGCCGGTCGTGATCGTGGCCCGTGCGCTGCTCGCGGTGGGCGTGAGCATCATGCTGGGCGCCTCCCCGATCATCGTCGGGCTCACGTTCGTCGCGGCCCTGTGCGCCGCGCTCACCCAGGCCGGGCTCGC of the Microbacterium sufflavum genome contains:
- a CDS encoding flavin monoamine oxidase family protein — protein: MERVDTVVVGAGVAGLTAARLLQDAGRTVVVLEARDRVGGRVHTDRTDGATDLGASWIHGVDGSPVAAAAAAFGMRTVEFTVGGYQVDGRPIANYGVDGRRLPDEAARAFAADVHAVDAVLPEVIAASAPEASYREATEEALARQGWDADRTQRVREYLEHRAEEQYGAWIEDLAAHGLDDDQIDGDEVVFPDGYGALPERLAQGLDVRLGHVVTAVDWTDGVLVHTGRGVFAGDTAVVTLPVGVLHSGAVDIVPPLPSANADALGRLRMNAFEKVFLRFPERFWDEGVYAIRQQGPEGRWWHSWYDLTAAHGRPTLLTFAAGPAATATRDWADEQVVASVMAQLRRLYGDRAVEPVAVHRTAWQDDPFAHGSYAYMTLGSTTADHDDLATPIGGVLHLAGEATWTDDPATVPAAMLSGHRAAERILRAAVPIERLWAD
- a CDS encoding MFS transporter yields the protein MSSPQTSTPVSGSWRELLSSRYAPIAAVLAGGVLLEASNVYLTTSLLPTIVGDIGGAEFYAWTMMTFLLASVVSAMLVSRILTRQGAVRAYLLALGLFALGSLLCAVSPWMSALLVGRAVQGLGGGVLAGLGYALIQRALPERLWARGAALVSAMWGVGNIVGPVVGGIFAQLDAWRAPFVGLAVLSALIGLVVVRALPQTARARSSESVPWGSLVLLAGGVAAVGVAGVVPAGVGTGVALVVGVVLALWFVRHEKRSRVGILPRVTFVRGSSLGWVYLTVAVLAFAIGTEAFIPLFGQEIGGLMPFVAGLLGAALSLGWSVTQMFTANVTGVRSRRVLITVGPLTVALGLAAYGLLQHEGPSALVVALWFATLFVAGAGIGLGFPHLTVAALGSTRDEEEGAKAAAAVNTVFLIASAFSAAMAGVLVNLALPDMVGSARLLMLTFAVVSVLGMMLARGASWGIGLGADADDADDATPATTAVPRRAPDAG
- a CDS encoding RNA polymerase sigma factor → MTNDNDIIRDSLTSPERFAEIFERHITAVTAYVARRVGPHASDDIVSETFLAAFRRRKRYDMTRTSALPWLMGIATKVLAQHRRAQATHWRALHAAFDAGDEDTVDDLDRSISRLDASAQLEDLFPRIAALSARDREVLFLHAWGDLTYPEIAAALGIPIGTVRSRLSRIRAKLSAPPPPAPARLAHAPRSATTHIRYAETESAHGHL
- the soxR gene encoding redox-sensitive transcriptional activator SoxR, coding for MEPEDLLPIGEVTRRTGVAPSALHFYEQLGLISSTRTAGNQRRYRRHMLRRVSLIVVAKRIGIPLSEVQELFQTLPIDTPPSHADWRRVAKLWRTQLEERRTQLEHLQRELTGCIGCGCLSLKACRLLNPDDTLGDDGPGPRRI
- a CDS encoding DUF11 domain-containing protein; this translates as MLLASLFVTSALVGVSTLGGPAPSAEATQSWGTTTLRQTNQFFAYVNAGEQLTGDISKLVRGVGSQSATLRATSPSGETFECTVAADAVVGTACTFGTQTAAVSGIWTIDFVRPVADSQAAAGTFQWNITVSSGGTPIPGRVWSDDFIMEDTEPATFDLWYVGSTGYQYRSTYSDFRGISSRFQVNQFGNVLPGTCTPYYGSAAMGAPTGSEIPGIEPSDSCGVPYHIFFETPAADLPASASAVDGSHFVLPAPETPDISGFAFAPAGNDTRAGTFTFTTSGHVGSVDLWVDADADGFYGTAGDRLITVAVNGDGVQAVSFDGLDAFGAPIPATTQFAARAGISKAGEIHFVNSDIESRGGISVTAINGPAAGSSTLYWNDTTLELANHRTDCLPPVMDGRAGTASAVPGGVHGWPCDMSIQPNNANNGVDGPWGDVRHIDDWTFTPVDEQEQIIVAPAANYTVVKSSDPADGESVQSGDVVTYTIDVAQVGNVPADATLTDDLANVLDDAAYNGDVAASTGTVDVTGTTLSWNGTLPVGGTATITYSVTVDDMSDLPAGDYSLGNVVTSPGCATADDCSTVHPIGAYSVVKTSDPASGTTVSDDQKLTFTVTVTETGQGSVDGATLTDDLSDVLDDATWNDDLVASAGTVSFDQDSEQLDWSGDLAPGAVVTITYSVTVTGDGDQSLINQVTSPGCASPETCGTTHLYGTYSVVKESDPASGTDVAPGDTITYTVTVTQAGTGAVDAVLTDDLTGVLDDAVWNGDLAADLGTASFDPATNAFTWNGTLQPGEVATITYSVGVSGAGDTDLLNVVTSPGCATADVCSTEHFVGAYSVVKTSDPAPGTAVQPGDVITYTVTVTQTGRGAVQDAVLTDELPEVLDDATWNDDAEVSAGDLDYDEDTQELSWTGDLAVGDVVTITYSVTVTAAGDTSLTNTVTSPGCLTPEDCTTNHLAGSYSVVKDSDPAPGTDVATGDTITYTVTVTQSGLAAVTGATLTDDLSEVLDDATWDDTITATSGAATFDPATAQLAWTGDLVPGAVVTITYSVTVVEGGDTTLTNVVTSPGCESESVCTTEHYTGTYAVVKSSDPVSGTTVAAGQVIDYTITVTQDGAGSVAALLSDDLTGVLDDASYNGDVAASLGTVAMDGANLTWNATLAPGEIATITYSVTVGAIGSGDGQLPNVVTSPGCQSETDCATVHQVGAYTFEKTSDPAPGRVDRGDVIDYTLTVRHTGVGPIPGARILDDLTAVLDDATYNDDAVASAGTVTRDGVDLTWTGDLVAGDVVTITYSVTVTGNGDGDIDNVVTTDDPRGGCAANEPCRTEHDVPPMPGLATTGGELPVWSVPIALLLLLVGSGVYVVARRRRSDMNAE